The window AAAACTTACCACTTATTCTGGAAGAGCAAACAGAGAAGTTCCTAGAACCAAGAAGGTGGGCTGCTGTaacctccctccccccaaaaaatccatGGTCTTCATGGTAAAATACCACAACACTAAGGGATGGAACTGACTTTTTCCTGCTTTATAACCCTTTCTCCAAGGCGCTTCCAGTTCCCTACGCATGAGAAATATTCCGCAGGCACAGTTGCAGAGTCCTGAATGGCCAGACACTCAAGATCGCCTCAGCTCAAGAGACAAGACCAGATAGTCTGGGACATAACAATGTCAtaattcaaaaagtaaaaatccGTGGGTTAAGAGGGCTGATCTGAAAGCCAGAgcagacaagagaaagaaaggggagaggagtTTCGTCAACACAAAAGCTTCTCTATTCCAGCTCTTAGGAACTGCACAGGCTAATAAAGTCTCCTTACTACTGTGTCTTTGTTACTCATCGAAACTGTGAGACTGCAAACTATTTTCTCCAAATAGATGCTTATAAACTAAGGAGGGTGGCTCATGCCCATAATTTCAGCACTGGAGCTATCAGGCAAGAAGATGAGGAGTCAATGTCATCATCAGCTACacagcgagtttgaggccagcctggtacacatgagaccctgtcttaatcaAAAGAATAAACCAGAAAAAGACTGAAATAATCTCTTGAGGGAGCTATACAGTTCTAGAATTATTTGGTtctaatctttttttgttgttgttgttctgaatTTTGATTTTGCCAGTTTCAATCCATCACTAACGTTTCTACAATTCATTTCAGGATTTGGACAGATTCCAACTGACCCATTTCTCCATTTGCAATGACACCAGCACCCCTAGGAAATGGCAGCATGTCCTCTACCTTCTTACTGAGTGGCATCCCCGGGCTGGAACATATGCACATCTGGATCTCCCTCCCACTGTGCCTCCTGTATCTGGTTTCCATCCTGGGCAATTGCACAATTCTTTTTATCATCAAGACAGAGCCCTCCCTCCACGAGCCTATGTACCTCTTCCTGTCCATGCTGGCTCTGACTGACCTGGGTCTGTCTCTCTGCACCCTTCCTACCGTGCTCGGCATCTTTTGGGTGGGGGCACGAGACATTGGTCATGACGCTTGCTTTGCCCAACTTTTTTTcatccactgcttgtctttcttggAATCCTCTGTGCTTCTCTCTATGGCCTTTGATCGCTTTGTGGCCATCTGCCGCCCTTTGCACTATGCTTCCATTCTCACGCACACGGTGATTGGCAGAATAGGCCTGGCCTCCCTGGGCCGCAGCGTTGCGCTCATTTTCCCGTTGCCCTTTATGCTCAAGCGATTTCCTTATTGTGGCTCCCTAGTCCTCTCGCATTCTTACTGTCTCCACCAAGAGGTGATGAAACTGGCCTGTGCAGACATCAAGGCCAACAGCATCTACGGCATGTTCGTCATTGTCTCTACAGTGGGGGTGGACTCCCTGCTCATCCTTTTCTCCTATGCACTCATCCTGCGCACTGTGTTGTCCATTGCCTCCCGGGCTGAGAGACTCAAAGCTCTCAACACATGTGTTTCTCACATCTGTGCTGTACTTCTGTTCTATACTCCCATGATTGGCTTGTCTGTAATCCACCGCTTTGGAAAGCAGGCACCCCATCTGGTGCAAGTGGTCATGGGCTTTGTGTATCTTCTCATCCCTCCTGTGATGAACCCCATTGTTTACAGCGTCAAGACCAAACAGATTCGGGATAGGGTAACTCATGCCTTCTGTAACTAGATTAGTTCATAATTTGCTATTTCTGCCAAGGCTTGAAATAGAGAAGATAATTTTTTGTTTAATCAAGAAATATAGAAGActgaataaatctttaataattatcTTGTTACAGCTGATGTCGATTAATATAATTCATAATTGTGTGGTAAATCATATTGCCCCATTATGTCAGCAGAAATATGGCTAATCCTACTTTCCacacaagaaatggaagagatgaAAGCTACTATTCTCTCCCCCTATTCActtatttatatctttatttgtaAACGTTCTGCTTGGAGCCTTCTTGTGGAGCCCAGACACCACAATGAGAAGACCAAGTCCCATGGGCTGATCACATGTACATGTTCCACCTACAAAGCTCATATAAGAACATTAGTTAAGTCAGTGTCAACACCAGTGAGTGGAAATAATTCAGATTATCCCAGCTCTTATCTGTCTAGCCTTTCCAGTGGACAATCAGTGACAGAATCAATTCTACTGTGAACCCAATCCTAATACATGTtagtaaagaaaagaattttgaagAGACTAGATTTTGGATCAGTTTTTGATTTTGTTGCTCAAAGTAAAGTGTGATTgaatagcaacagaaatgagacAGGATTTTCAATCAGATGATGTTTCAGGAAAGAGAGGATAAAGAAATCTTTCTTTGGAGTGACAGCAGTCAACCTTAGCAGACATGTGGGAGCTGGATCATTGACAATTGCAGAGGGAGGGGCTAATATCTCCCAAGCTGCTGGAACAGCATGTCCAAAGCTGAGTAGAGATGAACAAGAAACAGTGTCTCCAGGGAATTAActagattgatttttatttttaatttttatttatttacctgtgtGTGAGAATTAGTCAGAGTgtaaatgtgcacacatacacactcattccTATGTATACAAAGGATATCAGGTCCCTCAGAGATGACATTTAGGGTGCTTATGGGATGTCCATCTTGTTAGGTGGTGAGATCCAAATTCAAGTTCTCATAATTAAGTAGTTAAGTGCTGtttaccactgaaccatttctccagtcatTTTTGTTAACGttcttgctgctgttgctgttccCTTGTATATCTAGGAAGATTGAGGACAAGGGTAGGGAAGTGGAAAGTGGCCAATCATTGATAACATCATAAAAGTCATAAATAAACACACCAATTAAAGTGTTCCTTACACCCCCTCATATGTGCATCGTGATTATACCAAAACATTGCTAGATATTAAAAGtaactttctgagaaacacaTATTAATGGAACACTTTTACTCTACAACAGTGCCTATGGGTGTACTTTAAGCATCATCACGTGTGGAACTTAAGACCATCAGTGCATAGAAAACTATGAGATGGAACCTTCAAAGTGGTTTAGATCATAGGTGTCTGTAAACACACAAACTTCACAGAAACATGAAGCCTGAGATTTCTGAGGTTTGTGTGTAATTCTACCATTGAACTCCATGTTTGTGGCTTGggcttgtaattccagtaccaTGAGTACAGATAGTCCTGGCCTCTGATACCTTTTAATGAATTAAAGAGTTACGCGGATAAGTTGCAGTCATGTTTAGAAGACTTTAGCTTCTATGTAACTTGCTTAAATTGCATTAATGTATTCGACAAAATTATGTTGATATAGTTTGAGTTCAATTTTCTGTTAAAACATAGCTAACAATTTTCATCTTGCAAAACTGTTTCCATCATTTACAGGACAAATTTCTAAAATTAGATCTTAAGAGTTCTCAACAAAAACATAGACAAGATAATGCATGCTAGTTTAATTTAGCTATTTCACAATGTATATGCTATctaaaacaataatatatatattacatatacatatataatttttttccttagaaaaataagagaaaaaagaatcagGGTACACTGAGGCTGCTAAGTTTGAAacttaaggaaaagaaagtttCAAAGGAAATTCTTAGCAGATTTCTTTGACTTACAACAAAACtccagtttcttttatttattaaacaaacacAAGCTAAGGAAGCATAAAGTCAAACATAGCATAGAAAATGTATGATAAACAAGTAAGACAGGCCAGAAATGACCCTGAGAAAAAGGGCCAGAGTTGAATTTCCAGAGAGGCATTTATAAATGAGTGGATCTGGCACATTTTATTTAGAATGTATTTAGAATGCCCTCTAGTTTCAATCTTGTACATCATGTTGATATGATCCAGGTAAGATGGAAGAGAAGTTGTATTGTAAATAAAGCAAGAATTCccttttaaaaaaaggcaaaaatgcaGCAAATGGTACTATTGTTAATTTTTGCTAAGAACTGTTCAAGGCTGGGGTTCTAACTCACTGGCAGTCTTCCTCAGTTCTTGTGAGGCCCTAGGTGATCCCTAAtactatgaaaaacaaaataaggaaaagtgATAGGGATGACATGGGGAGGACACCTTGAGCTACAGCCAGGAACTCATGGGTCAGCACTTGAAGGAGTATAGGTTTGGTATATATTGAGTGGCTATTCCCACCAACCAGTTTCCCTGGATTTAGGAACAGAACAGTGGACAAAGCAGACAAAACTCTGCCCTGTGAACTTCTGGTAGGGTTAGGCCATCAGCaaacatgaaaatgaagaaagatcATACTATGATAGAGACAgaaaattttatatggaaaagaaGGGTAAGATAGACCCTGGAAGGTTGCAGTTTTATAAGGGGTCAAGGAAAGTTTCACTGAGAAGGAAATGTTTCAGAGATATGTTGTGAGGAGCGGAGGGTCGGCGGCAGGTTGCTTCCCGCCAcgcggctagctttacccgaaataattacatggaaactgtattcttttaaacactgcttggcccattagttctagcctcttattggctaattctcacatctttgattaacccatttctaataatctgtgtagcaccacgagctggtggcttaccagggaggatcttaacctgcgtctgtgtccggcgggagaatcatggcgattgcctgagttggcttctttctcccagcattctgtctgtctactccacctacctaattttctgtcctatcagagggccaaagcagtttctttatttaaccaatgaaattaacacaaaacagaagactcttcccCATCAGAGATATGTGGCATGAGGCTattgaaggaagggagagggttCCAGATGGCTAGAAGAGTATGTGGAAAATCTAAAGTTTGAATGGATTTGTGTCAAAAATACCACTGCACATAGCACCGTTAGAAGGAAGAGCAtagcaagaaaggaagagaggtgCTGTTTCTTTATGATGCAAATAAGTCATTGACAGGTTTTGAATTTCAATCATAATGAGATGGGAAGTCACTGAAAATTGTTTTCATGGATATGACACATAAAGAATTGCCtatgggaggaaatgggaggttaTTGTAACAATCCAGGAAATTCTGGTTGGGATCAAAGGGTAATAAAGCAGCATAGGTAAATGATTATATCTTCCAAGTAAACATGATGAATTTAGTTAAAAAGTTGACATTAAGAAGTTTGCATGTCATTATGGAGGAATATTGTTCTTTATCAAGCCATGTACAAGGATCTCTATGGCTCCTAGAAGGAAAACTGAAggtgaaggaagcagagaggatagAAGGAATGGAGAATATCCTAAGCCCCTACATTATTCCTTTACTTCAACATTGAATTAATTTCTAATTCATATATAACTAACTGCTTTGTAATAACCATGACTTGGAAAATATATCTAAGCAATTGAAAGAATTCTTTCTCATCTGtctgggaggaatgggagggcCCATTCAACTTGTGAcattacatgcaggcaaaaacatgTTCTGTGAAGGTGTGGTGCCTTAAGTCTGGCCTGTGGCTCAGAATCACCTTGACAGCCCCTGTTCAGTTCAGCTTCCAAATCAGACCTACCATAAACACATGACTGGGTGGTCAGACAGTTCTCTACCCTGATAGAAGGGTGTGGACTGTCTTAAGGGAGGAGGCTAAAGTCTCTCTTGTTCATATGCTATcactctttcatttcttttataagctTTGGATTCACTTAGAAGATGAAAGTGTTTTATGGTATTCCTGGATAGTTTCTAGACAATTTCTGTCAGTTTCTGAAATAGCAGTTATTTCTGTAACAGTATTAAGATGATTTGGAtttatttaaagtttcttttgCAATCAGTCACACTCACACTCAGGGTTTTTCCAAATGATATACTATTGCAATAGATTAAATATATGTGTAATACTTGacctttcttccatctttcttctactgaatttgaaaattaattcaaTTTGTTAAAAAAGTTCAATAGCCTcttttcaataaattattttagtttcattttgttgTGTTATCTTTCTGAAAGATGCCATGTGTGTTAATATgaatttattatcattatcatgaTTTTCACAAACTCACTAATCCATTTTTAGTGTAAGTTTCAATTTTCAATAATCATTCCCATGATTCCCTTttacagaatgaaagagagaaaaataaaccaaggAAATACGCTTAGAGTAAGCAGAAAAGCACACTCTCCGATGCTTTGAGCACTCTAGCTTCTGGAATTGCTGATGCTCTGCATATATAATTAGAGCTACAGCTATTGAGAGTAGGATATTATTTTGAGGAACACAAATCCTTAGAATGTTTTCTGACAGTGGCCAGTTTTGGAAACATGGTTATGGACTGCGTTGAGTGCATGTTGAGATGCGATGCTGTTTGttttgaggagggaggaagggtgtgTGAACCCTAAAATGCAGGTGATTTCTAGAAGCTGGTAAAGGTGaagaaaaatactattttcaGTGGCCTCAGAAAGAAATATGGGCTTGTCTACTTTTGATTTTAACCTTGTAAGACTCATGCGAGTATTTTGAACTAAGTGACTAACGGATGAAAGCATGTCTATTGTATTAACTGTTTAATGGATGATGTTTTGTTATGCAGTAAGAGACAACAAATATAGCATGGCAGAGTTTACTACAAGGAGAGGCTAAGGTGTAAACCAACTAGATGTGAGGTGCATTTATGCTGCTGTGCAGAAGAGCAAGGCAGACAGTGTTAGCATAGAGAAGAGAAGAACATCCATAAATTATATGAATGACTGTGTGGAGACCTGCCATTGTGGTATAAATTACTGAGaactattttaagatttaaaatgaaGACTAATTTTGGGTATGAACTAAGAACATAGCAATGGGCATCAATGAGTGAAGAAGCACATTAGAGATGCCCCTCAGTAAAGGAAGGTCTTCATAGATTGATGACTGAACCATGTATACAAGCTCACTCCACATCTACACACAAGTGTTGTTGTCTTCCAAAAAGGACCCATGCTAATTTTTATTAGTAACTGGTAAGCAGCACACCAGCTTCATGTTTCAAGATTTCTCTAGGATACTATACTTAATATTCAGTCACCCAAGACAAATTCTCAAAAAGAATTTAGATCCATCATCTAAACTTCTAgcatctttaaaaagtttatgtgATTTCACAACAAAATTGTGGCCTCAGCATCCTAGATAGAATTTCATGACAAGCTTAACACCTAGCTTTCTTTCCAACTGAACTTTCAAGTACAGAATCAACCTTTTAATCGTTCCTTAAAATAGTTCTTATTTTCatgaaaaacattaataaataagTTTTGATGAAGGAGTATATTGGTACCAAATTCTGTGACCTGTAGAAATCTAATTTTAAGAACGACATTTTATGTGAAAGGCACAAATACTGTGATATAAAAGACTAAACAGAAACACCACAGGGTTAAAAATGATTTCTTAGGCACTTTCTGGAATGTGTCAATTTTATAT of the Chionomys nivalis chromosome 8, mChiNiv1.1, whole genome shotgun sequence genome contains:
- the LOC130879792 gene encoding olfactory receptor 51G2, whose product is MTPAPLGNGSMSSTFLLSGIPGLEHMHIWISLPLCLLYLVSILGNCTILFIIKTEPSLHEPMYLFLSMLALTDLGLSLCTLPTVLGIFWVGARDIGHDACFAQLFFIHCLSFLESSVLLSMAFDRFVAICRPLHYASILTHTVIGRIGLASLGRSVALIFPLPFMLKRFPYCGSLVLSHSYCLHQEVMKLACADIKANSIYGMFVIVSTVGVDSLLILFSYALILRTVLSIASRAERLKALNTCVSHICAVLLFYTPMIGLSVIHRFGKQAPHLVQVVMGFVYLLIPPVMNPIVYSVKTKQIRDRVTHAFCN